From one Bifidobacterium sp. WK012_4_13 genomic stretch:
- a CDS encoding RuBisCO large subunit C-terminal-like domain-containing protein: MSSEATIEVEYEIRGDVSEARQRAESLAVEQSHEFPREYAPAKADRSLGRVSEIEQVSDGLVRAVIAFPEELTAYEFPQFLVVLMGNASLLPGIRLADFRIGESFARAIGGGPKLGIEGIRKIVDVKRKPLLATALKPVGLDTEDIVKDAYDCAIGGVDIIKDDQGLGNQTWSRFAERVPLVSDAIRKANDETGRHSVYLPCFNPPVGHVQEHLDILLKNHVGGCLAVPGISGFDIIPYLRDNTPDDFIIYGHPALLGGWTASSDHGIREDLLFGHLLRLLGADSIIFPSYGGRFTFSQEQCHRIADREKDSFVGLKRSLPSPGGGMTLDRIPELIKFYGNDTMFLIGGALHALGSLVDGARKFNEIAQSYE; this comes from the coding sequence ATGTCATCAGAAGCAACCATCGAAGTTGAGTATGAGATTCGTGGTGATGTGAGTGAGGCCCGGCAACGGGCTGAATCGCTTGCGGTCGAGCAAAGTCATGAATTTCCGCGCGAATACGCCCCAGCGAAGGCCGACCGCTCGCTTGGAAGAGTGAGCGAAATCGAGCAGGTATCGGACGGCCTCGTCCGTGCGGTCATAGCATTCCCCGAGGAATTGACCGCGTATGAGTTTCCGCAGTTCCTTGTCGTCCTGATGGGGAATGCCTCCTTGCTTCCGGGGATTCGGCTCGCAGATTTTCGCATCGGCGAATCGTTCGCTCGCGCAATAGGCGGCGGTCCGAAGCTCGGCATTGAGGGAATCAGAAAGATAGTCGATGTCAAGAGAAAGCCTTTGCTCGCCACTGCGCTGAAGCCCGTAGGTCTCGATACGGAGGACATCGTCAAGGATGCCTACGACTGCGCGATCGGCGGGGTTGACATCATCAAGGACGATCAGGGCTTGGGCAACCAGACGTGGTCGCGCTTTGCCGAGCGTGTTCCGCTGGTTTCGGATGCCATAAGAAAGGCCAATGACGAGACTGGCCGTCACAGCGTATATCTTCCATGCTTCAATCCACCGGTTGGACATGTGCAGGAGCATCTTGACATTCTCCTGAAGAACCACGTCGGGGGATGCCTTGCAGTGCCAGGAATATCAGGCTTTGACATCATCCCCTATCTTCGTGACAACACGCCTGATGATTTCATCATATATGGGCATCCGGCGTTGCTGGGAGGATGGACCGCCTCGTCCGATCATGGCATCCGCGAGGATCTTCTGTTCGGGCACCTTCTGAGATTGCTGGGTGCAGACTCCATAATCTTCCCAAGCTATGGCGGGCGCTTCACATTCAGCCAAGAGCAGTGCCATCGTATCGCTGACCGTGAGAAAGATTCGTTCGTCGGTCTCAAGCGTTCACTCCCCTCACCTGGAGGCGGGATGACGCTCGACCGAATTCCGGAGCTCATCAAGTTCTATGGAAACGACACGATGTTTCTCATCGGCGGTGCGCTGCACGCTTTGGGAAGCCTTGTTGACGGAGCTCGCAAGTTCAACGAGATCGCACAGAGCTATGAGTGA
- the mtnK gene encoding S-methyl-5-thioribose kinase, with the protein MSTELLNEKTVIDYIAGRSDLNAVVNVGKTTVREVGDGNLNLLFLVQDGSNGLAIKQTLPYVRSDHSWKVTEDSIFAEARGLEAASEYAKAYAPRYFGLDADRRLIVEEDLSDWQVWRPNLNGRRVNRLAARDTGRFIAEMAYHTSYFGKDEQEVQRAAADSINPELEQITEDLIFTEPYFDHVHNSWDSRVDDQVLALRDDKIRTQAAKLKYEFLTNGEALLHGDLHTNSIFVRNQGAEEDPLPDEAAHVKIFDYEFGFYGPVAFDIGILWGNFLLAQAREFALSSSDSSLAVEEGNHDGDFHAWLLSLYEESWQGFEQEFRRLASHRVNRIFTDGFVDHWLSRTLRYSAGFAASEAIRRTIGWAKVSDIESLDGKAKADASRFALSAARRLLEGFEGLDEVADVRRLVEGTAARLEKGRQGNVR; encoded by the coding sequence GTGTCGACGGAATTGCTGAATGAAAAGACGGTTATCGACTACATTGCAGGTCGCAGTGACTTGAATGCGGTCGTGAATGTAGGCAAGACAACGGTTCGCGAAGTGGGTGACGGCAATCTCAACCTTCTGTTTCTCGTGCAGGATGGCAGCAATGGACTGGCGATCAAGCAAACCTTGCCTTATGTGCGCTCCGACCATTCCTGGAAGGTGACGGAAGACAGCATCTTTGCAGAGGCGCGTGGGCTTGAGGCTGCTTCGGAATATGCGAAGGCCTATGCGCCCAGGTATTTCGGGTTGGATGCGGATCGACGGCTCATCGTCGAAGAGGATCTGTCGGATTGGCAGGTATGGAGGCCGAATCTGAACGGTCGAAGAGTCAATCGTCTGGCAGCCCGTGATACTGGCAGATTCATCGCAGAGATGGCATATCACACATCCTATTTCGGCAAGGACGAGCAGGAGGTGCAGCGTGCCGCGGCGGATTCGATCAATCCGGAATTGGAGCAGATAACGGAAGACCTGATCTTCACGGAGCCGTACTTCGATCACGTTCACAATTCGTGGGATTCGCGGGTGGACGATCAGGTGCTTGCCCTGCGAGACGATAAGATCAGAACGCAGGCTGCAAAGCTGAAATATGAGTTCCTTACCAATGGTGAGGCTCTTTTGCATGGGGATCTTCACACCAATTCGATTTTTGTCAGGAATCAGGGTGCCGAAGAGGACCCGTTGCCCGATGAAGCCGCGCATGTGAAGATATTCGACTATGAATTTGGCTTCTATGGCCCGGTCGCGTTCGACATCGGCATCCTGTGGGGCAACTTCCTTCTGGCACAGGCCCGTGAATTTGCGCTTTCTTCTTCCGATTCGTCTCTGGCAGTGGAGGAAGGGAACCACGACGGGGACTTCCATGCATGGCTGCTTTCGCTTTATGAAGAGTCATGGCAAGGCTTCGAACAGGAATTCAGGCGCCTTGCCTCTCATAGGGTCAACAGGATATTCACGGACGGATTCGTCGACCATTGGCTTTCCAGAACGCTGAGATACTCTGCGGGGTTTGCCGCAAGCGAAGCGATTCGGCGGACGATTGGCTGGGCAAAGGTGTCGGATATCGAAAGCTTGGATGGCAAGGCGAAGGCGGATGCGTCGCGCTTTGCGCTCTCTGCGGCGCGGCGGCTCCTTGAAGGGTTCGAGGGACTCGATGAGGTTGCGGACGTCCGCAGATTGGTGGAAGGAACCGCCGCACGGCTCGAGAAGGGAAGGCAAGGCAATGTCAGATAG
- a CDS encoding substrate-binding domain-containing protein: protein MADSPTQQSAHGSVGKAVALVAAAVVVIALVIGAGWLIKGRQATASAEGTSASAKPVIAVSARTTDSDYYIQWLNGVKKEAARIGATLKIYDANGDDSQQILDIESATALKPAAILVDHALEGINPNVKKALNAGIPVVGFDSDITDSRAISVSQSDEKLAKLATDRLLKDTGGKATVIYTYVAGFAPLDARNKVWTSVKKANPGIKQVAQVGVVNDSTAQQTAEQVKAALQAHPDTTVVFAPYDEFAKGATQAVEELGLTSKVKVYGVDISDADIAVLGKTNSPWVLTATTDPSNVGAVAIRTAFRAAEKKQTTKSVLIPPALVTADEIRKYKITSVSQLVKHFPSLVTDSISPVASAN from the coding sequence ATGGCAGATTCACCCACTCAGCAGAGTGCTCATGGAAGTGTTGGGAAAGCGGTGGCCCTGGTCGCCGCCGCAGTCGTTGTAATAGCGCTGGTGATAGGTGCTGGCTGGCTCATCAAGGGCCGCCAGGCAACCGCTTCCGCAGAGGGGACATCGGCTTCGGCGAAGCCCGTGATTGCGGTTTCCGCGAGAACGACGGATTCTGACTACTACATCCAGTGGTTGAACGGCGTGAAGAAAGAAGCCGCCAGAATCGGAGCCACACTGAAGATATATGATGCCAACGGCGATGACAGCCAGCAGATCCTCGACATCGAATCCGCCACCGCCCTGAAGCCTGCGGCCATTTTGGTGGATCACGCTCTTGAAGGCATCAATCCGAACGTCAAGAAGGCTCTCAATGCGGGAATACCCGTTGTAGGCTTCGATTCCGACATCACTGACAGCAGGGCGATTTCCGTATCGCAGTCCGACGAGAAGCTCGCGAAGCTTGCGACGGACCGCCTGCTCAAGGACACCGGCGGCAAGGCCACCGTCATCTATACCTATGTTGCGGGATTCGCGCCGTTGGACGCACGGAACAAGGTCTGGACGAGCGTGAAGAAAGCCAATCCCGGCATCAAGCAGGTTGCGCAGGTCGGCGTGGTCAACGATTCAACGGCCCAGCAGACCGCAGAGCAGGTGAAGGCTGCGCTGCAGGCACATCCTGACACGACGGTGGTCTTCGCCCCGTACGATGAATTCGCCAAGGGCGCGACCCAGGCAGTCGAGGAACTGGGACTTACCAGCAAGGTCAAGGTATATGGGGTCGATATCTCGGATGCGGATATCGCGGTTCTCGGCAAGACCAACAGCCCATGGGTGCTGACGGCGACGACCGACCCCTCGAATGTGGGTGCGGTCGCGATACGTACGGCCTTCCGAGCGGCTGAAAAGAAGCAGACGACCAAATCGGTCTTGATCCCACCGGCGCTGGTCACGGCCGATGAAATTCGCAAATACAAGATAACGAGTGTCTCCCAGCTGGTGAAACACTTCCCAAGCCTGGTCACGGACAGCATTTCGCCCGTAGCCTCAGCGAACTAA
- a CDS encoding sugar ABC transporter ATP-binding protein, giving the protein MSRVKSEAPPMKIADDGIDRTASDEQAGNRGEASSKGGRRGHEVLRVEGIVKNFGATAALRGVDLSLRSGEILALVGANGAGKSTLTSILSGIIEPTSGRLVVGGSEVRLRSILEASRAGIETIVQSFDEALLPDRTVAENLVFPMLVEHRLGSFPTNRTLRHAASEYASDLSGIPLDAVISSLDASSRQRVLIARALFTHPKILILDEPTASLDIDESARLHRRIRALADGGTAIVYISHHMQEVKDICDRAVVLRDGMKVGEYDAPLDVPEIIRAMLGKTVEVTQDGTRGYSDDARGAQGADAGRDSTVALRLKDFKIFDDGDTIDLELHEGETLGITGLIGAGKTELLSQIVGASRLLGGTMTWQGRRFAPQDTGDAIRAGIGYVPENRQADAVIPLWSVEDNLVFPDLKRYRSRFGFIDASRIRSRSEAVIGRMGIVGKPQSRIESLSGGNRQKVMIGRWFAAESKLLVMDEPFRGVDIGARADIARQLRSAGTAIVASSDPDEILQVADRVIVLSRGTITAEATASGMTSAQLSELIARGA; this is encoded by the coding sequence ATGTCACGTGTCAAGAGTGAGGCACCGCCGATGAAGATCGCAGACGATGGAATCGATCGCACGGCGTCAGATGAGCAGGCGGGCAACCGGGGAGAGGCTTCCAGCAAAGGTGGCCGACGCGGTCACGAGGTGCTTAGAGTCGAGGGCATCGTCAAGAACTTTGGCGCGACCGCCGCGCTTCGGGGGGTTGACCTTTCATTGCGAAGCGGCGAGATACTCGCATTGGTGGGCGCGAATGGTGCCGGAAAGTCGACATTGACCTCGATTCTATCCGGCATCATCGAGCCCACTTCGGGCAGGCTCGTGGTCGGTGGCAGCGAAGTCAGGCTCAGATCGATTCTGGAAGCATCGCGGGCTGGAATAGAGACCATCGTGCAGTCATTCGATGAGGCGCTGCTTCCTGACCGTACCGTTGCCGAAAACCTTGTCTTCCCGATGCTGGTGGAGCATAGGCTTGGGTCCTTTCCAACCAACAGGACCCTGCGCCATGCCGCCAGCGAATACGCGAGCGACCTGTCGGGCATTCCTCTTGACGCGGTGATAAGCAGCCTCGATGCGTCTTCGAGACAGCGCGTGCTCATCGCGAGGGCTCTGTTCACCCACCCAAAGATTCTCATACTTGACGAGCCAACCGCTTCTCTCGACATCGACGAGAGCGCAAGGCTGCATAGGCGTATTCGTGCATTGGCGGATGGCGGCACGGCCATCGTCTATATCTCCCATCACATGCAGGAGGTCAAGGATATCTGTGACCGTGCAGTCGTGCTGCGTGACGGCATGAAGGTCGGGGAATATGACGCGCCTCTGGACGTTCCCGAAATCATCAGGGCGATGCTGGGAAAGACCGTCGAGGTCACGCAAGACGGCACCCGCGGGTACTCGGATGATGCAAGGGGAGCGCAGGGAGCAGACGCTGGACGTGATTCAACGGTTGCGCTCAGACTGAAGGATTTCAAGATCTTCGATGACGGTGACACGATCGACCTGGAACTTCATGAAGGTGAGACGCTCGGAATCACGGGCCTCATAGGTGCCGGGAAAACCGAGCTGCTGTCGCAGATCGTCGGAGCCTCGAGATTGCTCGGCGGAACCATGACATGGCAGGGAAGGCGATTCGCACCTCAGGATACCGGGGATGCCATTCGGGCTGGAATCGGCTACGTGCCGGAGAATCGTCAGGCCGATGCGGTGATTCCGCTCTGGTCCGTCGAAGACAATCTTGTCTTTCCAGACTTGAAGCGCTATCGCTCGCGCTTTGGATTCATAGATGCGTCCAGAATCCGCAGTCGAAGCGAGGCAGTCATCGGACGCATGGGCATCGTAGGCAAGCCGCAATCCCGAATCGAGTCGCTTTCGGGAGGGAACCGCCAGAAGGTGATGATCGGCAGATGGTTTGCTGCCGAGTCGAAGCTTCTGGTCATGGATGAGCCGTTCAGAGGTGTGGATATCGGCGCTCGCGCCGACATCGCCAGACAGTTGCGCAGTGCAGGCACTGCCATCGTGGCTTCAAGTGATCCGGATGAGATTCTCCAGGTTGCGGATCGCGTCATTGTGCTTTCGCGCGGCACGATAACCGCAGAGGCAACTGCATCAGGGATGACCAGCGCACAGCTTTCCGAACTCATTGCGAGAGGGGCATAG
- a CDS encoding ABC transporter permease, producing the protein MANVRTIVYKYGLLALFALIVIFFFAALPAFGTVQNLYVILQSVAVTAIVALGVTVSMTVGGFDLAVGSTVSLSVMIVAAAQIYYGLGVVWAVVLGLASGLLVGLTSGALIVFAKIPDMLATLGSMFVYSGLSLILTAGKSVSTGNGYNGQAARGNWDPKLLWIGGGTVLGVPFSIILALVTTIVVVLFLTRTRTGRILEAVGNNSRAARLAGVRIGRYRILAYMISGLLSALGGVVLVARVGRGDIDVGSSYLLEAVAATLIGYAVLGANRPNPLGTVIGALFVGVLVNGLTMFNVPYYTQDFIKGTLLVVALVVSFSKIFNTQQKED; encoded by the coding sequence ATGGCAAATGTGAGAACCATTGTGTATAAATACGGCTTGCTGGCATTGTTCGCGTTGATCGTCATATTTTTCTTCGCGGCATTGCCTGCATTCGGAACGGTGCAGAATCTCTATGTGATTCTTCAGTCCGTTGCGGTCACTGCGATCGTTGCTCTTGGGGTGACGGTCTCCATGACGGTTGGCGGGTTTGATCTTGCCGTTGGATCCACCGTATCCCTTTCGGTCATGATCGTCGCTGCAGCGCAGATATATTATGGCCTTGGCGTGGTGTGGGCTGTTGTGCTCGGTCTTGCATCGGGATTGCTGGTCGGGCTGACCAGCGGAGCGCTGATAGTGTTTGCAAAGATTCCTGACATGCTGGCGACGCTCGGTTCGATGTTCGTCTATTCGGGCCTTTCCCTGATTCTGACCGCGGGCAAGTCCGTCTCGACGGGAAACGGATATAACGGTCAGGCCGCCCGAGGCAATTGGGACCCCAAGCTGCTCTGGATTGGTGGTGGAACGGTGCTGGGCGTGCCCTTCTCGATAATTCTCGCCCTGGTGACGACCATCGTCGTGGTGCTTTTTCTTACCAGAACGCGCACGGGCCGCATTCTCGAGGCGGTGGGCAACAATTCCAGAGCCGCTCGACTTGCGGGCGTTCGAATAGGGCGATACCGGATTCTGGCCTACATGATCTCCGGCCTGCTTTCGGCCCTGGGCGGCGTCGTTCTGGTCGCTCGTGTCGGAAGAGGCGACATCGATGTGGGCAGCAGCTATCTGTTGGAGGCGGTCGCCGCCACCCTGATCGGATACGCCGTGCTTGGTGCGAACAGGCCGAACCCTCTGGGAACGGTCATAGGCGCGCTGTTCGTCGGCGTGCTGGTCAATGGGCTGACAATGTTCAACGTTCCCTATTACACGCAGGATTTCATCAAGGGGACGCTGCTCGTGGTCGCGCTCGTCGTCAGTTTCTCAAAGATTTTCAACACTCAACAGAAAGAGGATTGA
- a CDS encoding CoA-binding protein: MTEEKLSLSQSSQQISLNGSAAHTEEACAVAPAVGERNWKGPDAEARNAILEKAHSIAIVGASANPARASYFVATYLLQSTHYKVYFINPNAREILGHPVYRSLDSLPEVPDIVDVFRRSSAIDAIADEAARIGSPVLWIQLGIWDDHVAEHAESLGLEVVMDRCIKIEHARFHQGLHLFGFNTGVISSRKAR; encoded by the coding sequence ATGACCGAAGAAAAGCTGTCTCTGTCACAGTCATCACAGCAGATTTCACTCAACGGATCGGCCGCGCACACGGAAGAGGCTTGCGCCGTCGCCCCAGCAGTCGGTGAAAGGAACTGGAAGGGACCTGATGCCGAAGCGCGAAATGCGATATTGGAGAAGGCCCATTCGATAGCGATCGTCGGGGCATCCGCCAATCCTGCCCGCGCAAGCTACTTTGTTGCCACATACCTGCTGCAAAGCACTCATTACAAGGTGTATTTCATCAATCCCAACGCAAGGGAGATTCTGGGACATCCTGTGTATCGAAGTCTTGACTCGCTTCCGGAAGTCCCCGATATCGTCGATGTGTTTCGCCGCAGCTCGGCCATCGATGCGATCGCCGACGAGGCAGCGAGAATCGGCTCGCCAGTGCTGTGGATCCAATTGGGAATCTGGGACGACCATGTCGCGGAGCATGCAGAATCACTTGGTCTGGAGGTAGTCATGGATCGCTGCATCAAGATAGAGCACGCCCGTTTCCATCAGGGTCTGCATCTCTTCGGCTTCAACACCGGTGTCATATCTTCCAGGAAGGCAAGGTAA
- a CDS encoding phosphotransferase enzyme family protein, with amino-acid sequence MSEVAHVLDEPQQAVSLNTFSELSKGDPAPFWLFSGVCAIWGLEKAQTTLDLITVSENATFLLKIYGENEGVVRVSQPGYVGGPDAVASEILWLNALHDVDGVSLINPVPTIRGTFVGTVRDRNEVGWTVISTKFVQGTVLEDLDNPAPYYTTIGSWAAKFHDHSRHWKQPRGFRRFNWDISNMVGPSPRWGRWEDADLSEGEHDVCEQALWKAMDVVMKTPRNPETWGLIHADLRPSNIIRDSDGALTVIDFDDAGYSWYLYDYASSLSFIEHMPYAPSLAQSWVSGYESVAGPFDGQQKEVMSALSMIRRLQMLGWTTNHREDALPKELATTQVSGTVECAHRYLEDSQWLLR; translated from the coding sequence ATGTCGGAAGTAGCGCATGTTCTCGATGAGCCGCAACAGGCTGTGAGCCTGAACACCTTCAGCGAGCTCTCAAAAGGAGATCCGGCTCCTTTCTGGCTGTTCAGCGGCGTCTGTGCGATATGGGGCCTCGAAAAGGCGCAAACCACCCTTGACCTGATAACGGTGTCGGAAAACGCCACCTTTCTGCTGAAGATCTATGGTGAGAACGAGGGAGTGGTACGAGTGTCGCAGCCGGGCTACGTCGGTGGCCCAGATGCCGTCGCCTCTGAGATTCTGTGGCTGAACGCGCTGCACGACGTTGACGGCGTCAGTCTCATCAATCCGGTGCCCACCATTCGTGGGACCTTCGTCGGAACGGTGCGCGATCGCAACGAAGTCGGCTGGACGGTGATCTCCACCAAGTTCGTTCAAGGTACGGTGCTCGAAGATCTTGACAATCCTGCGCCGTATTACACGACGATCGGTTCATGGGCGGCGAAGTTCCACGATCATTCCCGGCATTGGAAGCAGCCTCGCGGATTTCGCCGATTCAACTGGGACATTTCGAACATGGTCGGGCCTTCACCGAGATGGGGTCGCTGGGAGGATGCAGACCTGAGCGAAGGGGAGCATGACGTGTGCGAGCAGGCCTTGTGGAAGGCGATGGACGTCGTGATGAAGACGCCCCGCAATCCCGAGACCTGGGGTCTCATACACGCGGACCTGCGTCCTTCGAACATCATCAGGGACAGCGATGGCGCGTTGACGGTCATAGATTTCGACGATGCCGGATACAGCTGGTATCTCTATGACTATGCGTCCTCATTGAGCTTCATCGAGCATATGCCCTATGCCCCTTCGCTCGCACAGTCTTGGGTCTCAGGCTACGAAAGCGTTGCAGGCCCATTCGATGGACAGCAGAAAGAGGTCATGTCGGCCCTCTCCATGATTCGCCGACTGCAGATGCTTGGCTGGACGACAAATCATCGCGAAGACGCGCTGCCAAAGGAACTTGCGACAACACAGGTCAGTGGGACTGTCGAGTGCGCCCATCGTTATCTTGAGGACTCGCAATGGCTGCTCAGATAA
- a CDS encoding amino acid permease, with product MSAITTDGTSKQSRGAGGVTYVATDEDYFEKRQLKRTTGAFGLWAIGISAVISGDFSGWNGGILQAGWGGMLIACVVVFIMYVFMLNSISEMASAMPHTGGAYSFARAAMGPWGGFVTGLAETIEYVMTAAVVVYFSSAYADAIVSDLTGFSFDAHGLMWVWWLLLYVIFVAINWAGAQTSFRFAQVVSIAALAIVAIFGIGAFVSGKVNFDSLLNIAPSAGGSSFLPFGMQAVFYAMPFAMWLFLGIEQLPLAAEEVRDPERNIPKSSRLCIMTLGISALIIVFLNPAVVGSKALSGSDEPLLDGYRAILPGNLAAVLSAFALIGLLASVQGIMFAYGRNLYSLSRAGYYPAFLSLTGKKKTPYWGLIVGAVFGFAALFIVAYGGSGAGSVVLNIAVWGAVLAYLLQMVSFVILRRRMPNISRPFKSSFGSTGAIIAGIVSFVIFVAVLMNPDYRLAVYVMVAIYVVALLFFALYGRKHLVLSPEEEFAASGGSAEYRTEQ from the coding sequence ATGTCAGCTATAACGACTGATGGCACTTCAAAGCAATCGAGAGGAGCCGGTGGCGTCACCTATGTGGCCACCGACGAGGACTACTTCGAGAAAAGGCAGCTCAAGCGGACTACCGGAGCATTCGGACTCTGGGCTATAGGAATCTCGGCCGTCATCTCCGGTGACTTCTCCGGCTGGAACGGTGGCATCCTTCAGGCGGGCTGGGGCGGCATGCTCATCGCATGCGTCGTCGTGTTCATCATGTACGTCTTCATGCTCAACTCGATCAGCGAGATGGCATCGGCAATGCCTCACACGGGAGGCGCCTATTCATTCGCCCGCGCGGCGATGGGACCCTGGGGAGGCTTCGTCACAGGCCTCGCCGAAACCATCGAATACGTGATGACAGCCGCGGTCGTCGTATACTTCTCGTCGGCATACGCCGATGCGATCGTCAGCGACCTCACCGGATTCTCCTTCGACGCTCATGGCCTGATGTGGGTGTGGTGGCTTCTGCTCTACGTCATATTCGTGGCGATCAATTGGGCAGGCGCGCAGACCTCGTTCCGGTTCGCCCAGGTCGTTTCCATCGCGGCGCTCGCGATCGTGGCGATCTTCGGCATCGGAGCATTCGTCTCAGGCAAGGTCAACTTCGACAGCCTTCTGAACATCGCACCCTCCGCAGGAGGCTCGTCGTTCCTTCCATTCGGCATGCAGGCCGTGTTCTACGCGATGCCATTCGCCATGTGGCTCTTCCTGGGCATCGAGCAGCTTCCACTGGCTGCCGAAGAGGTGAGGGATCCCGAGCGCAACATTCCAAAATCCTCGCGTCTATGCATCATGACGCTTGGCATCTCGGCGCTTATCATCGTCTTCCTCAATCCTGCCGTCGTCGGTTCAAAGGCATTGTCGGGCTCGGACGAACCTCTGCTTGATGGATACCGTGCGATTCTGCCAGGCAATCTGGCGGCGGTGCTCTCCGCATTCGCGCTTATCGGTCTTCTGGCATCGGTGCAGGGCATCATGTTCGCATATGGCCGCAATCTGTATTCGCTCTCGCGCGCAGGCTACTATCCGGCTTTCCTGTCGCTCACGGGAAAGAAGAAGACGCCGTATTGGGGTCTTATTGTGGGTGCGGTCTTCGGGTTCGCGGCGCTTTTCATCGTCGCTTATGGTGGTTCGGGCGCTGGTTCTGTCGTTCTGAACATTGCGGTGTGGGGTGCCGTTCTGGCCTATCTGCTGCAGATGGTATCCTTCGTCATCCTTCGTCGGCGCATGCCGAATATCAGCAGGCCGTTCAAGAGCAGCTTCGGCAGCACAGGAGCTATCATCGCCGGAATAGTCTCCTTCGTCATCTTCGTGGCGGTCCTGATGAATCCCGATTACAGGCTGGCCGTGTACGTGATGGTGGCGATCTATGTCGTTGCACTGCTCTTCTTTGCACTCTATGGCCGCAAGCATCTGGTGCTGTCGCCTGAGGAGGAATTCGCGGCATCCGGCGGAAGCGCCGAATACCGGACGGAGCAGTGA
- the mtnA gene encoding S-methyl-5-thioribose-1-phosphate isomerase — MSDSTFAGQTAVNDEANNVGHGDGVTLRSVRWLDGNDGGSLRIIDQRLLPGSLEYRDLNTADDIIAAIRSLAVRGANSIGAAGAFAYAFAVRDGLSADEAFNKVVEARPTAVALIHGVQQAADEYGANADWRDAVSAGNSIIEKDAEECRRIGEVGSVELADASHIMTHCNTGILATAGIGTALGVIYTKQAQGQEVHVYSTETRPLRQGLRLTAWELHRNGVDVTALVDGAAPAALHAGIVDAVIVGADRIARNGDTANKIGTYGLAVAAHENGIPFYVAAPLSAIDLDAADARDIPIEFRAGGEVLDAPGVDQSLPTWNPSFDVTPAELITGIITPEGVLRAPYETSIAKAFGSSGQTRL, encoded by the coding sequence ATGTCAGATAGTACGTTTGCGGGTCAGACTGCTGTGAACGATGAAGCGAACAATGTCGGTCATGGTGACGGGGTGACGCTCAGATCGGTGCGATGGCTGGATGGCAACGATGGCGGATCGCTGCGCATCATCGATCAGCGCCTTCTTCCTGGATCTCTTGAGTACAGGGATCTGAATACAGCGGACGACATCATTGCCGCGATTCGCTCACTTGCCGTCCGCGGGGCGAATTCCATTGGCGCTGCTGGTGCATTCGCGTATGCCTTTGCGGTGCGCGATGGCCTCTCCGCTGATGAGGCTTTCAACAAGGTCGTCGAGGCGCGTCCGACGGCCGTTGCGCTCATCCACGGAGTGCAGCAGGCAGCCGATGAATATGGCGCGAATGCAGACTGGCGGGATGCAGTGAGCGCCGGGAACTCAATCATCGAGAAGGATGCCGAGGAATGCAGACGGATAGGGGAAGTCGGATCCGTCGAACTTGCAGATGCCTCGCACATCATGACTCATTGCAACACCGGGATTCTGGCCACCGCGGGAATCGGGACGGCGCTTGGAGTGATCTATACCAAGCAGGCGCAAGGGCAGGAGGTTCATGTCTATTCGACCGAGACGCGTCCCTTGCGTCAGGGACTGAGACTCACGGCTTGGGAGCTCCATCGCAACGGTGTGGACGTCACCGCCCTTGTCGACGGCGCAGCGCCCGCTGCGCTGCACGCTGGCATAGTCGATGCGGTGATCGTCGGTGCCGACCGGATTGCTCGCAATGGTGACACGGCCAACAAGATCGGCACATATGGACTGGCGGTCGCGGCTCATGAGAACGGCATCCCGTTCTATGTCGCGGCGCCACTGTCTGCGATTGACCTTGATGCCGCCGATGCGCGGGACATACCCATCGAATTTCGTGCCGGAGGTGAGGTTCTTGACGCGCCTGGCGTCGATCAGTCACTTCCGACCTGGAATCCATCGTTCGACGTCACTCCCGCGGAGCTGATCACCGGCATCATCACACCGGAAGGAGTGCTTCGGGCACCGTACGAGACATCCATAGCCAAGGCCTTCGGATCCTCTGGACAGACGCGTCTCTGA